TTCCAAATCGGCATGGCGCACAGCCAACTGACGTTCAACTAATTCACGGTAGGTCATTCTTTGATACCCATCAAATATTTTATCCGTCTGTACAACTTCTTAACCCACGAAATATTTACAAATGTCTAAATCTTTGTTACAACTTCGCCGTCATACTGCGCATTTTCCCGTGCAGCCCGAAATTTTGCCCGGGCTTCTTCAGGGCTGTCCGCCCAAATGCTCAATGACCAGGACTTGCCGTCAAAGCGGTAAGAAAACGTGTACTCATTCATAGGAGAAACCTTATGTATTTTGAAATCTATAAAGACGCAAAAGGCGAATACCGTTGGCATTTGAAAGCAGCCAACCATGAAATCATCGCTCAGGGCCAAGGCTACACCAGCAAGCAAAACTGCCAGCACGCAGTCGATTTGCTGAAAAGCACTACCGCCGCTACCCCTGTAAAAGAGGTATAAAATCCGCTTTCACCCTCAGCCCGCGCCCTACGCGGGCTTTTTTGTCAGTCGCCGACTTTGCGGGAGTGATTGCCCGCCCAATCGCGCCACGCTGCGTTTTGGTTTTCCAGCTCAGCAACATAGCCGCCAAACTCAGCGGCGTGTTCGAGCAGC
Above is a genomic segment from Neisseria subflava containing:
- a CDS encoding YegP family protein encodes the protein MYFEIYKDAKGEYRWHLKAANHEIIAQGQGYTSKQNCQHAVDLLKSTTAATPVKEV